One Hordeum vulgare subsp. vulgare chromosome 4H, MorexV3_pseudomolecules_assembly, whole genome shotgun sequence DNA window includes the following coding sequences:
- the LOC123446532 gene encoding ataxin-8-like has protein sequence MKRRQEQVPMQEEQRKKQEEVEEQEQEELQVEGLEQEQDQELEQKLKLELEQLLELELEHKQQLELEQLLELELEHKQQLELEQLLEEELKEGEEWKIILCGS, from the coding sequence ATGAAGAGGAGGCAGGAACAAGTGCCAATGCAGGAAGagcaaagaaaaaaacaagaggaGGTGGAAGAGCAAGAGCAAGAGGAGCTGCAGGTGGAAGGACTGGAGCAAGAGCAAGACCAAGAGCTGGAGCAGAAGCTGAAACTGGAGTTGGAGCAACTGCTGGAACTGGAGCTGGAGCACAAGCAGCAGCTGGAGCTGGAGCAGCTGCTGGAACTAGAGCTGGAGCACAAGCAGCAGCTGGAGCTGGAGCAGCTGCTGGAAGAGGAGCTGAAGGAGGGAGAAGAGTGGAAGATTATCCTCTGTGGCAGCTAA